In Notamacropus eugenii isolate mMacEug1 chromosome 1, mMacEug1.pri_v2, whole genome shotgun sequence, one genomic interval encodes:
- the LOC140517389 gene encoding cytochrome P450 2C23-like, producing the protein MDPLGLSTTALLVSVLFLILSLWIQGLKRGKLPPGPIPFPFIGNILQLDLKNMATSLSQLAKKYGPIYTLYLGTRRVVVLYGYNIMKEALIDQGDAFVDRPVLPMIDDIIKGKGVIASYGERWKQLRRFSLMTLRNFGMGKRSIEERVQEEAQCLVEELKKTNGQSTDPTFILGCAPCNVICSILFRDRFKYNDEKFLYLLKLLNENFQLINSPWTQLYNILPAFRVYLPGKHRSLSRNVKDIKSFILERVKEHQEVLDPNNPQDYIDCYLVKMQQEKDNPQSEFDLENLIVTGFNLFGAGTETTSRTLRYGLLLIIKHPEVQAKVHEEIDRVIGRNRVPSIMDRHDMPYMDAVVHEMQRFIDLVPLNVPHAVTRDIHFQQYVLPKGTTIFPLLSPVLNDSKEFSNPDKFDPQHFLDQNGKFKKSDHFMPFSIGKRSCLGEGLARMELFLFFTTILQNFTLKPVGDPNEINFKNKSENQRLCFIPR; encoded by the exons ATGGATCCTTTGGGACTCAGCACAACTGCCCTCCTGGTTTCTGTTCTTTTCCTGATCTTGTCTTTATGGATCCAAGGACTCAAAAGGGGGAAGCTCCCACCAGGtcctattccttttccctttattgGCAACATCCTGCAATTGGATTTGAAGAACATGGCTACGTCATTATCACAG CTGGCTAAAAAATATGGACCCATCTATACTCTTTATCTTGGAACCCGGCGTGTTGTGGTGCTGTATGGATATAATATTATGAAGGAAGCTCTAATTGATCAAGGAGATGCATTTGTAGACAGACCAGTTCTTCCAATGATTGATGATATaatcaaaggaaaag GAGTTATTGCAAGTTATGGAGAGAGGTGGAAACAACTGCGCAGATTTTCCCTGATGACCCTAAGGAACtttgggatggggaagagaagcATTGAAGAGAGAGTTCAAGAAGAAGCCCAATGCCTGGTGGAGGAGCTCAAGAAAACAAATg GTCAATCCACTGATCCCACCTTCATTCTTGGCTGTGCTCCATGCAATGTGATCTGCTCTATCCTCTTCCGTGATCGATTCAAGTACAATGATGAAAAATTTCTTTATCTCCTAAAGTTGTTAAATGAAAACTTTCAACTGATTAACTCACCATGGACACAG CTCTACAATATTTTACCAGCCTTCAGAGTGTACCTCCCAGGAAAGCACAGAAGTTTATCTAGAAATGTTAAGGATATAAAAAGTTTCATTTTGGAAAGAGTGAAGGAGCATCAAGAAGTACTGGACCCTAACAACCCTCAAGACTACATTGACTGCTACCTGGTCAAAATGCAGCAG GAAAAAGATAATCCCCAGTCTGAATTTGACTTAGAGAATCTAATAGTGACTGGATTTAACTTATTTGGGGCAGGAACTGAGACAACCAGCCGCACTCTAAGATATGGCCTGCTGCTCATTATTAAACATCCTGAAGTCCAAG CAAAAGTTCATGAGGAAATTGATCGTGTGATTGGACGTAATCGAGTTCCTTCCATAATGGATAGACATGATATGCCCTATATGGATGCTGTGGTACATGAAATGCAAAGATTCATTGACCTCGTTCCTCTCAACGTGCCCCATGCAGTGACCCGGGACATCCATTTCCAACAATATGTCCTCCCAAAG GGCACAACAATCTTCCCCCTGCTCTCCCCAGTCTTGAATGACAGCAAGGAGTTTTCCAATCCTGATAAGTTTGATCCCCAGCACTTCCTGGATCAGAATGGGAAATTCAAGAAAAGTGACCACTTCATGCCTTTTTCCATTG GAAAACGTTCTTGTCTAGGAGAGGGCCTGGCGAGGATGGAGTTGTTTCTGTTCTTTACCACCATTCTACAGAACTTCACCCTCAAACCAGTTGGAGATCCGAATGAAATTAACTTCAAGAATAAATCAGAAAATCAGCGACTGTGTTTTATTCCTCGTTAA